The DNA sequence AAAACATCTCCCTGCTGCTGAAGAAAATCAACCAGGCTTGGCGTATTTCACTTGGGTAGTCGCCGACAACGTTGCCTATGAAGCGTTGAAAGGCAGATTGGTCCAGGCTGAGGTTTCGTTTGAAGAAAAAGACAATACCCTTATCTTCAAAGACAACAGCGGCATCGAGATCCATGCGGTCATTCATCAATAATAGTCATTTATTTATCATCTAAAAAAACTAAGACGCAAACCCTGCCCTACAGGATTTGCGTCTTAATTTTTTTCGATTTCAGATACGAAGACTTTTGTCCCAGCTCCGTTCGGATTTATTCAGCAAGATAGCTTTCATATGAAGAGCCGGTAATCTCTCAAAGGATTACTTATAAGTGTCTTCCAATTTCCCCATCCACAAGCCAAGTGCTAAGCCGGCAAAGAAGAGCAAGAGAACGACAGCATAATTAAGGAAGGTGAAGCCGCTGTATAGTTCCAATGAGGGAGCAATGATGGTGGTGGAGGCAATCACCACGCCGAACACAAAATGGAAGACTGTCGCATACGCAATGTTCAGTAAGTACCGTACCGCTTTGGCAAAAAGAAAAATGCAGAGAACAGCTCCGATGGCCACGGGAATCAAGATCGAAAAATCAAGCAGGCGAATGCCTTCTGTCAGAGGCTGGTACAAATTCAGATAAATTAAAAAGTTTGAGGGGCTCAAGCCAGGGACAATGAAACCAGAAGCAAAAATGGCACCCGCTAGTAACCAGGTGAAGAAATTTTGACCCACATGCAGATTGAGATTCTCATTGGACCAGAACAGAATGAAAAACATGACAATGGCAACCGTTAACGCTAGTATGATATGCCCACGCGTGCGTCCATGCTTGCCCGCTTCCCGGTAAAGCGAAGGAAGCGTTCCGATAATGGCTCCTATGAAAGCCCACAATACATGGACGGGATAATACTGCAGCCCGTAGTCCAAGGGATAGGCCAGTACGAAGACGCCTAAGATTCCCCCTACCCCAACCGGCAAGAAGTACATAACCCGTTTGACAAAATCATTCGTGATATCCGAGAGAAAGACAATCAATGGTTCGTATAAGCCAAAAACAGCCGCAAGTGCGCCACCGCTGACTCCCGGAAGGATAGCCCCCGACCCGATCATCATCCCTTTCATCATCCTAAGCAACCAGTCAATCACTTGAATCCTACTTTGTTCTTTATGCGTTTTCATGAACCAAATTCCCCTTTGTTTTTAAAAGTTTCTATAATTATCCTATTTCATCAAACACGTGCATCTCTTTAAAAATTCCAGAGGCACGCTGCACCATCTCTCGTTCCCACTTCTGCTGATCTTTTCATCCTATAAGCGTACATGGAGAATCAACATAAGTCCAATTATTTTAAAAATAATAGACTTTTCTTAAAGATTTGGGAACTTTTGCTGGAATCTGGATAGCTATTTCATTATACAAGCTTTTCATCCACAACAAAAGCACCATCTGGAGGGTTACTTTTATTGTGGATGGGATAAGGTAAAGATGGTTGGGTATTAAAGGAAAACCAATGGCAGAACCAGCCCGTTCCCTTCCTTGCGAATGGTTTTTGCCGGACGATGGAATACCAATAGGGAGCGAATGGATAAATTGCTACTTTCGTAGGTGTTGTGTTTTGCAAGACATTCCTACACAATATTGCAATTAAGCTTACAAGTAAGGTTTATGAACTTTGCATAGATATATAAATTGAGTTAAATTGTATTCGTTTTTCCTCCTATAGGCGTATACTAAAGAAAACACTTGAGGAGTGGGGAACAGGGAAACAGAACGCCAAATCCGTGAATTGGAAAAAGCGATGAATACGACAGACAACCGCCGGTTGTACGAGCGTTTACTGGCAGTCAAGTTGGTTCTTGAAGGCCACACCCGGAAAGAAGCCGGGCACACCATCGGCCGCGACGAGCATACTGTCAGCCACTATGTGAAAAATTACTGCCATAATGGAATCCAAGGTTTAGTCTCCAAAAAACAAAGCGGACGACCTTCACGGCTGACAGATGAACAGGAAGCGGAACTGGTCCAAATCGTCGCCTACCACACTCCGGAGGAAGTAGGTTTCAAATCCCGTGCCAATTGGACATTGGCGATTGTGTGTGACCTGATTCTCCGGGAATGGGGTTATGGATATACGCAAAAAGGCGTGGCGGACCTCCTTCACCGGCTAGGACTAAGCTGGACCCGTCCGACGTATACCCTCAAAAAAGCGGATTCCAAGAAACAACAGGTATTTTTGGAAGAAACCTTCCCGAGCCTAAAAAAAAATTGCTGAATAGCGATATTGACCACCTCCTATTCGAGGACGAAACCATGATCCGGGATTACCAAGCCATTGGCTGCACCTGGTTTCTCCGCGGCCACCAGCGAAAAATCCCCACTTATGGACAACACAAAGGGGTAAAATTGATAGGCACCTTGGATTATGAAACCGGTCGGATCATTTGTACAGAAGAAGGGGCATACGACGCAGCGGCCTTCCTCCGTTTTCTGGAGCGGACGTTGCGGGAATACCCCACCGGAAAAATCGTGATGGTATTGGATAATGCCCGTATCCACCACGCCAAGCTGATCCAGTCTTTTCTTGAAGAAAACGCTAGGCGCCTGGCACTCATCTTCCTCCCTCCCTACAGCCCTCAGTTGAACCTAATGGAAGGCGTTTGGAAGTGGCTCAAGGAATCGGTCATCAACAATGTTTTTTTTGACCACGTCCAGAAAATCAAACAGTCGGTCCGCGGTTTCTTAGCCGATGTAAACGAGCGTCCCCTTGAGGTGATTGACCGACTGTGCGTGCGGATGTAAAGTATTTAATTCAACCTATATATAAAAAAAAATGGTTTTACAAATTGAATTTCCCCACCAGATATCCTATCTTAAATGGATCTATTTCGCCATACGACAGCTCACAAAGACAATCTTAAGTCCACCATTTGAAACCAAACTCTTGCTAGTAATTCAAGTTCGTTACATCAATTTGGTTTCAGAGTATGGACTTAAGTCCATACTCTATCCGATACGTTGTAAGCGATTTACTAATGTGATAAATTACTTTTTAGATACGTATCTAAAAAATGTAAATTAGGAGGTTGTTTTGATGAAAGAGAATGTTAGTCAAGCAATGCAAAAATTTTCTCGATCTGTTATCGTTCCTGTAAAATTCATGGCTGTTATGGGTTTATTCTTAGCTTTTTCAGTTATTTTACAGCTTCAATTTATGCCTAGTTTTCTACAAACATTTGGCACATTGATAAAAACCATGATGGATAGCATGTTGAATAATTTAGCATTAATTTTTTGTATAGGTATCGCTTCTTCTTTAGCTAACAAGAAAAAGGCTGAAGCCTCCCTCATCGCTTTGATTTCATTTCTTTTTTTTCTAGCAGCGAATAATGCATGGTTAATTCTAACGAATCAAATCGCTAATCCAGGAGAAATGGGATTGTTTGGGACAGGGCAAGGAATGGTTTTAGGTTTTCAAGTTGTTGATATGAATGTATTTTTAGGAATGATTATTGGTTCTATAGTTGGTTACTTCCACAATAAATTTTCAGATAAAAAATTTGCTGATTTCTTAAGTATTTATGGTGAATCTCGCTTTACGTTCATGTTACTTATTCCTGTCATTTTAATTTTAGCAGTAACAATGTCTTATATTTGGCCAATTGTCAATGGATTGATTTCATCACTATCTGGCTTTATTTTAACAACAGGGTTAATTGGCGTATTCGTGTACTCATTCGGAAATCGCTTCTTAATCCCTACTGGTCTTCATCACCTATTATGGATGCCGTTTTGTTTTACCGCACTTGGCGGTACAGCAGAAATCAATGGGCAAGTATATAGTGGTGCAGCAAACATTTTTTATGCGCAAATGGCTAATGCTAGCACAATTACTACCTTAGATCCCTCTTTAAGATTTGCAACATTCGGTTTTGTAAAAATATTTGGTTCGATTGCAGTTGCTTTAGCAATCATCTACAGTGCGAAAAAAGAAAGAAAAGATGAAGTAAAAGGGATGGTTTTACCTTCAATGTTTGTTGCATCTGTAGCAGGTATCACCGAACCTTTAGATTTCTCCTTCCTATTTATTTCGCCTCTACTATGGTTCGTTCATAGCGTATTAACTGCTATCTCAGAAACACTTTTATGGGCATTAGGCGCAAGGACATATATGCTCTTTGGATTGATAGACACCATTGTATCAAATTCAGCATTTAGTCCAAGTGTAACCAAGTTTTATATTGTGATTATCGTAGGAATTATTATGAGTGTCATTTGGTTCGTAATCTTTGTTTTCTTGATTAGAAAATTAGATATTAAAACTCCTGGCAGAGAGAATTTAGAATTAGCCGCTGAAGGTAATGTTATAACTACCTCAGAAGTAGAAGAAAATAGTCAATCAGAATTGTTAAATTCTAATGACGTTGCTTTAGTCATTGATGGATTAGGTGGTCCAAATAACATTGAACATGTAACAAATTGTTTTACAAGATTAAGAGTTACTGTAAAAGACGAAAACAAAGTTGAAAAAGGGATATTAGAAAAAGTTTCTCAACAAAAAGGGATCGTTGAAAATGGAAAAAATATTCAAGTTATTATTGGTATGGGTGTACAAACTTTCAAAGAAGAAGTATGCGATGTCTTAGGAATTACAGAATAATATGAATCAAGGAGTGGATTAAATATGGAAAGAAAAAAACAATCAGTCGTTATCGCAGGAGGCGGAAGTACTTATACTGCGGGAATTGTTATGATGTTAATTGAAAATCAAGATAAATTCCCTTTACGCACATTGAAGTTTTACGATAATGATCAGAAACGTCAGGAGATTGTTGCCAAAGCTTGCGAAGTGATTGTAAAAGAAAGAGCCCCAGAAATTGAATTTATTGCAACAACCGATCCCGAAGAAGCATTTACAGATATTGATTTTGTCATGGCTCATATCCGAGTAGGTGGATTAAGTATGCGAGAAAAAGATGAAAAAATTCCTTTAAAATATGGTGTTGTAGGACAAGAAACTTGTGGACCTGGTGGAATGGCCTATGGAATGCGTTCTATTCCGGGAGTCATTGAGCTGATTGACTATATGGAAAAATATTCCCCAAATGCTTGGATGTTAAACTATTCAAATCCAGCTTCAATCGTTGCTGAAGCAACACGTCGTATGCGACCAAATGCAAAAATCATTAATATTTGTGATATGCCTGTAGCTATTAAGAAATCAATCGCTGATATTCTTGGGCTCGATAGTGAACTTGAAATTGTTGACCGATATTATGGATTAAATCATTTCGGCTGGTGGACTGAAATGTATGACAAAGAGGGCAATGATTTAATGCCAAGATTAAAAGAGCATGTACAAAAATATGGGTATGCTTCTGCTGCTGAGGAAGGTAATCCTTTACTTGAAGAAGCCAGCTGGATGGACACTTTCCAAAAAGCAAAAGATGTTTATGCAATTGATCCTGAAACTGTACCTAATACGTACTTAAAATACTACTTATACTCCGATTATGTAGTTTCTCATGCCAATCCTGATTATACTCGGGCAAATGAAGTAATGGATAATCGTGAAAAAAATGTATTTGCTGAATGCAAGAGGGTCGCAGACAATCAATCAGCAAAAGATACTACTATTGAAGCTGGCGAACATGCAGAGTTTATTGTACATTTAGCAGCAGCATTAGCTTACAATACCTACGAACGTATGCTATTAATTGTAAAAAATGACGGAGCAATTGCTAATTTAGATGATGATGCGATGGTTGAAGTGCCTTGTATTGTAAGTAAACGTGGTTATGAACCACTATGTATGGGTAAAATTCCTCATTTCCAAAAAGGAATGATTGAACAACAAGTAGCAGTTGAAAAATTAGTAGTAGATGCTTATGAACAAAAATCTTATCAAAAATTATGGCAAGCATTGACTCTATCAAAAACAGTTCCTTCAGCTAAAGTCGCAAAACAAATTTTAGATGAGCTAATTGAAGCAAATCAAGAGTGGTGGCCAACATTAAGTTAATAGTCTTCTATCTGAAAGTATGTTATAAAAATGGATAAGATACTATAAGAATTTTATTTGAGATAGGATGAGTACTATTATGCGCTTTACAGATTTAGTAAACGAACATTATGCTGATTTAAACGAAACAGAGTTATTAATGTGTAATTATATCATGGAAAATATCGATATAATTCCCACTATGAGTACACTTGAATTTGCTAAAAATAGTTTATCCTCAAAGTCTTCAGTTATACGCTTTTCACAGAAATTAGGGTTTACTGGATTCACCGAACTTAGAAATTTCATTAAATGGCAAGATCATGAAGAACGTTTTGATGAGCAAATAACTTTTACTAATCAAGTAATTAAAGACATAGAACGTTTATTAAACATCTTGAAAGACCGCAACTGGCTCCCAATTTATCAAATTATTGATTCTGTAGATAATATCTACGTCATTACAACAGGGATTACACAAAAAAATCAGGCAGCAGAATTACAACGATTATTTCTTTTGATTGGTAAACCTCTGCAAATCATTCCTGGAAATGGTAGCTCCAACGAGTTCAGAAGAATCCTTGAGAGACTAACTGAAAAAGATATCGTTTTTGTTTTATCATTATCTGGAGAAAATAATCGGTTAGAATCTATCATTCATCAATTAGAACTTGTTAAAAGCAAAATTATCTCAATTACCAGTTTACAGAATAATTGGTTATCTGGAAAATCAGATTTTAACTTGTATGCTACAACTAGTCGCAGTCCCTTACCTAAAGATTGGTGGCTACAGACAGCCTCTTCGTTTTTTGTTTTAATTGAAGCTTTTGCTTTTGGATATATGGATTATAAACGCAAAGAATCCTCTTAAACAATTATTTATCTTATGAAACGACGATGTATTCGTCGTTTTTTTATTCGGGTTGAAATAACGGCTTCACCTAAATTTTGATTGCGTAGTTGTTCTAAATTTGACTTATTTCAAATATAAAATATAGTATTAAGAAATTGGATTGACTACTCATTGACACTTAAACTTGAAATTTACTATTACTTAATTCTGTCATATGGCGATTCACTATCTTTGATTGTGTAGTAAGTATAATAAAATCGATATTATCATTTTGTAATTGGAATCATGATATCTAGTATGTTTTTTGCTTTATAGTGTTCTATAAATGGAAATGACCAATTGATATCCTCTTCGTAATGACCAATTAATAACTGATAAGCTGGACCGATTTTTTCATATAGTTCTGGTGGATCAAATTTGAGGCGTAATCGTATATAAGTTCCTCCCTCAAATTCGAATTGATCAAATCCAAATAATTCTCCATGATCACTTTCCAGAACGAGTGTACATACCCTGTATAATTTGCTCTCTCCATAATCTAGTCCATACATTTTCCTGCCTGTTAAAGAAGGAAAGCGGGCTTCAAATGTGGGCCAAGCTTTTTTTTGATTGTCTATATCATTCGGTATTTCTATATAAAGAAAGTTCATTTTTTCGACAGTAACCTCTTGTATAATCCCCAATTCTGTATTAATGGTTTTATCCATAATTATCAGTCTCCTTTTTATTGAATACATAATGTTCTAAATAGTTCATCTAGTTTAGCAATGTCCATAAGTGTATTTGCCAAGTTGGTGTATTCTTTTTTCATGCTGTCCAAGTGTGCTTGTCCAAACGAAATAGCCAATTTCTCCTTAATTTCGGCTCTAGGTAAGTCAAATTCTTTAAGGAACTCACTCATATATAAATTTCTAGCAGAAGCTAATCGAAAACTAAAATAGTGATGAATTTTTTGTTGCTGTTGATTTAAACCATTTGTTTTAATCGCATTCGCGTAATACTCTATTACTTTTGTATCTCCCTGTTCATAACGAGTTTTCATAACAATTGATACGCAATGAAAAATTTCTTTAGCAGTGGGTGTTTTAGTTCGGTATAAATTTCCCCACATTGAAAATGATCCTCTTTTATAATCAACATCTTCGGCTCTCCAAGCTTTTACAAACTCTTCAAATCTCATTTTCATATAAGGATAACCAGCAGGGTCATGTAAATAGATATAATCATTTTCTAGATTTGTTACTGAAACAAAATGATCAACTCCGCTTTGATTGATAGAATTTGGATTGTAGTTTAAGTGTCCCATATCTAAGGGACCAACAATAACTGACCCCCTTCTCAAAAACTGTTCTAATTTTTTCTTACTAAGTTCGATGGAATTTTCGTCAATATCAGTTAAGTAAAATTCTTCATAATTGAATCCAAGCATAGTTAAAGAGTTACTAATAGATAAATCGGGTAGTCCGTTGTCAAAAAAAACTAATGGGTGTTTTGTATTCTTATCAACAAAGCTTGCCCCATTACACATTACCATTAGGGCTTCTATATACTCAGGTTGAAAATGATACCCATAAGACTTTAGCACCATAGCGACTGAGTTAGTGTAGCATAAAGGTACATCTCCAATAAATGAATTCATTTTAACACCTCCTGATTAGATTCCGTACTGTCAAAGTTTAGCTCTGCCAGACGTTCAATTTTGTATTTTTTCGTTGATTTAACGGGGTTAACGACAAAAACAACTTGCCACCCCCCAATTTTTGGTTAATAGTGATGGTAACTACACCGCACTATTTCCCCAAAAGAAAGGAAGATGACAAGTTGCTACCTCTATTATTAACCTATTTAGTTGATATTATCAAGCGTCAACGAATGATTATTCTTGCGTTAATGAAGCTAGTAATCCTGTTGACGCAAAATTCCCGTATGCCTCAGTTAACTGCTCCGGATAATTTAAATTACCAGAAGCTCAAAGTCGATGAACTGCCTTTGATCGAAAAAGTTGAAAAGTTGGACTATCATCTGCTTCTCCAAACTCATTTCGAAAAAACTGGGAAGGTTCTCCAGCCCATTCAACGCCGCAATGGCGTTAAAATCAACCTAGACCTCAACACGACCTGCCCATGTTGCAGCGCTCCCTCAGACTACCTCTATGCCAACAATGGCGCCAAAGGCCAATGCAACTGTAAAGTTTGCGATGCTTTATTCAGTCCTAAAAATCATTTCTCCAAAGCAGCCATTTTAAAGTGCCCGCATTGTACGCATCCGTTAGAAAAAGTGAAGGCCCGCAACGGATTTGATGTATATAAATGTAAAAGAGCGGATTGTCCTTATTACTTGAGAAGACTACAGGGACTAACAGCCGAAGAAAAAGACTTATTCGAAAAGCAACCGCACCAATTTAAGATGCATTATCTATTCCGCCAATTCAATATTGTTTTTGAACCCATTTCGAAGGACTCGATCATTCAGCCGAAAGTTAATCTGGCCAATATTCATTGTTCCCCTTACACGTTGGGATTGATACTCACTTATCATGTGAATTATGGCCTTTCCGCCAGAAAAACAGCGGTACTTATGTACGACGTACATAATGTTAAAATTACAGGCCAAACCATACTCAATTACGCGTCCAGCACATCTGTTATTCTGAAGCCCTTTTTGGAGAACTACCCTTACGAATTATCCGATCAATTCTGCGGAGATGAAACCT is a window from the Trichococcus shcherbakoviae genome containing:
- a CDS encoding DUF368 domain-containing protein, producing the protein MKTHKEQSRIQVIDWLLRMMKGMMIGSGAILPGVSGGALAAVFGLYEPLIVFLSDITNDFVKRVMYFLPVGVGGILGVFVLAYPLDYGLQYYPVHVLWAFIGAIIGTLPSLYREAGKHGRTRGHIILALTVAIVMFFILFWSNENLNLHVGQNFFTWLLAGAIFASGFIVPGLSPSNFLIYLNLYQPLTEGIRLLDFSILIPVAIGAVLCIFLFAKAVRYLLNIAYATVFHFVFGVVIASTTIIAPSLELYSGFTFLNYAVVLLLFFAGLALGLWMGKLEDTYK
- a CDS encoding IS630 family transposase (programmed frameshift) codes for the protein MNTTDNRRLYERLLAVKLVLEGHTRKEAGHTIGRDEHTVSHYVKNYCHNGIQGLVSKKQSGRPSRLTDEQEAELVQIVAYHTPEEVGFKSRANWTLAIVCDLILREWGYGYTQKGVADLLHRLGLSWTRPTYTLKKADSKKQQVFLEETFPSLKKLLNSDIDHLLFEDETMIRDYQAIGCTWFLRGHQRKIPTYGQHKGVKLIGTLDYETGRIICTEEGAYDAAAFLRFLERTLREYPTGKIVMVLDNARIHHAKLIQSFLEENARRLALIFLPPYSPQLNLMEGVWKWLKESVINNVFFDHVQKIKQSVRGFLADVNERPLEVIDRLCVRM
- a CDS encoding PTS transporter subunit EIIC, yielding MKENVSQAMQKFSRSVIVPVKFMAVMGLFLAFSVILQLQFMPSFLQTFGTLIKTMMDSMLNNLALIFCIGIASSLANKKKAEASLIALISFLFFLAANNAWLILTNQIANPGEMGLFGTGQGMVLGFQVVDMNVFLGMIIGSIVGYFHNKFSDKKFADFLSIYGESRFTFMLLIPVILILAVTMSYIWPIVNGLISSLSGFILTTGLIGVFVYSFGNRFLIPTGLHHLLWMPFCFTALGGTAEINGQVYSGAANIFYAQMANASTITTLDPSLRFATFGFVKIFGSIAVALAIIYSAKKERKDEVKGMVLPSMFVASVAGITEPLDFSFLFISPLLWFVHSVLTAISETLLWALGARTYMLFGLIDTIVSNSAFSPSVTKFYIVIIVGIIMSVIWFVIFVFLIRKLDIKTPGRENLELAAEGNVITTSEVEENSQSELLNSNDVALVIDGLGGPNNIEHVTNCFTRLRVTVKDENKVEKGILEKVSQQKGIVENGKNIQVIIGMGVQTFKEEVCDVLGITE
- a CDS encoding 6-phospho-alpha-glucosidase — translated: MERKKQSVVIAGGGSTYTAGIVMMLIENQDKFPLRTLKFYDNDQKRQEIVAKACEVIVKERAPEIEFIATTDPEEAFTDIDFVMAHIRVGGLSMREKDEKIPLKYGVVGQETCGPGGMAYGMRSIPGVIELIDYMEKYSPNAWMLNYSNPASIVAEATRRMRPNAKIINICDMPVAIKKSIADILGLDSELEIVDRYYGLNHFGWWTEMYDKEGNDLMPRLKEHVQKYGYASAAEEGNPLLEEASWMDTFQKAKDVYAIDPETVPNTYLKYYLYSDYVVSHANPDYTRANEVMDNREKNVFAECKRVADNQSAKDTTIEAGEHAEFIVHLAAALAYNTYERMLLIVKNDGAIANLDDDAMVEVPCIVSKRGYEPLCMGKIPHFQKGMIEQQVAVEKLVVDAYEQKSYQKLWQALTLSKTVPSAKVAKQILDELIEANQEWWPTLS
- a CDS encoding MurR/RpiR family transcriptional regulator; translation: MRFTDLVNEHYADLNETELLMCNYIMENIDIIPTMSTLEFAKNSLSSKSSVIRFSQKLGFTGFTELRNFIKWQDHEERFDEQITFTNQVIKDIERLLNILKDRNWLPIYQIIDSVDNIYVITTGITQKNQAAELQRLFLLIGKPLQIIPGNGSSNEFRRILERLTEKDIVFVLSLSGENNRLESIIHQLELVKSKIISITSLQNNWLSGKSDFNLYATTSRSPLPKDWWLQTASSFFVLIEAFAFGYMDYKRKESS
- a CDS encoding DNA repair protein RadC yields the protein MNSFIGDVPLCYTNSVAMVLKSYGYHFQPEYIEALMVMCNGASFVDKNTKHPLVFFDNGLPDLSISNSLTMLGFNYEEFYLTDIDENSIELSKKKLEQFLRRGSVIVGPLDMGHLNYNPNSINQSGVDHFVSVTNLENDYIYLHDPAGYPYMKMRFEEFVKAWRAEDVDYKRGSFSMWGNLYRTKTPTAKEIFHCVSIVMKTRYEQGDTKVIEYYANAIKTNGLNQQQQKIHHYFSFRLASARNLYMSEFLKEFDLPRAEIKEKLAISFGQAHLDSMKKEYTNLANTLMDIAKLDELFRTLCIQ
- a CDS encoding DDE-type integrase/transposase/recombinase, giving the protein MVTTPHYFPKRKEDDKLLPLLLTYLVDIIKRQRMIILALMKLVILLTQNSRMPQLTAPDNLNYQKLKVDELPLIEKVEKLDYHLLLQTHFEKTGKVLQPIQRRNGVKINLDLNTTCPCCSAPSDYLYANNGAKGQCNCKVCDALFSPKNHFSKAAILKCPHCTHPLEKVKARNGFDVYKCKRADCPYYLRRLQGLTAEEKDLFEKQPHQFKMHYLFRQFNIVFEPISKDSIIQPKVNLANIHCSPYTLGLILTYHVNYGLSARKTAVLMYDVHNVKITGQTILNYASSTSVILKPFLENYPYELSDQFCGDETYIRVSGRWNYLFFFFDAVNKIILSNYVSPNRDTESAIYALREVFKKMPQIPEDLTFIVDGNPIYLLAQHYYAQHGIPFDVKQVIGLTNNDPVSKEYRPLKQIIERLNRTFKGNYRATTGFGSQQGSVSFVTLFCVYFNFLRPHAALEKKVPVLIPELDKMPNMPGKWTKLISLSQDWLMDQTP